CGCTACGAGGAAAAGTTCAAGCTAGTTTCTCCACCAACAAATTGAGAGGGAAGAGGAGTGGTTAGCATATTCAACTATCGTTGCCACCTCATCGAGCTCTATCATTGCTAGAGAGGAACTATGGGTAAAGTCGACTCCAATTACTCCTTATCAGCTGGCCTAACATGTGGTCCCTACGTGGGTACTACATTCTTTCTATGAGGGTcctacttatttatttatcggATTGTTATGCCACGTAAGCAGCTAAGCGCTATATAAATGCCATGTCAGATGATGATAAAGTCTAACATGTCATGTGGTTGTCATGTCAGTTGACACCGTTGTCCAAATCTCCTCGTTTACAGTGGTTTTGAGAGACGAAGGGTTCTGGGCTTTAAGAATGTTTCTAAAACTCACCAATAAGATGTGTGATCTAAAGTGGACTTGATTGTTGTTGGGCTTATTATTACACAGCAAGGTCCCTGGGCCTTACTGCTTGAGACAGCTGGGTCGTTATCTGGTAGAAAAAAGTCTAACagaggtccctaaacttgaaggcgagtttgtTTTTCGCCCCTTAGCcgtaataccagaaatgtttACCCCTAAACTTATAGAATCCGTTCACAAAAGGTCCCTCGGCAGTGTTGACCTATTTTTTTTGACCGGTTTTTGTTGACGTGGCGTCCGATGGGTCTCGcatgtcatgtttttttttaattttttactctaccctctcccttcctctccccccctccccccaacCCCCCTTTCTTCCCTGTTTCTCTAGAGCGCTGCTGGCGGGGGTGGGGGCGAGCGACAGCAGGcacgggcgagcggcggccggcgcgggcgagcgcgtgCAGCAGTggcgcgagcgagcggcggccggcgtaGGCGAGCGCGGGCAGCGGTGGCGAGCGGCAGCAGGCGCTGTGCATATTAGTTTAACTATGCTAGCTGTggtcatccatgcatgcagacCCGGATGCGGAGGTGATCGCGCTGTCGCCGAAGACGCTGCTGGCGACGAACCGGTTCGTGTGCAAGGTGTGCAACAAGGGTTTCCAGCTGGAGCAGAATCTGCAGCTGCACCGGCGCGGGCACAACCTGCCGTGGAAGCTGAAGCAGAAGAACCCGGCGCAGGCGCAGCGCCGCCATGTGTACATGTGCCCGGAGCCGACGTGCGTCCACCATGACCCCTCCCGCGCCCTCGGCGACCTCAACGGCATCAAGAAGCACTTCTGCCGCAAGCACGGTGAGAAGAAGTGGAAGTGCGACAAGTGCgactcgatcgatctctctctaCCGAccttggctagctagctactccatTCATGGTGTTTTCTTGCTTCTTCTTGATCACTAGCAGGCTAATTGCTAATAGCTAGCAAAAAATGTTTAGTAGTGCGCACTAATGGCAGCTAGCTACCATACATGATACATGCACGTTCGGGGTTAGGGTTTTGTCTGGGTTAGCTTGCTGGTGGTGGCATTACTTTAATTGatcttagtttttttcacGAGGGCTAATGGCCACTGGGAGGGAGAATTGTCGACATCGATCGTACGACCGTGTGGTTAATTAGGATGTGTATGGTATGGGCGTAGAGCAATTAGGGCTGGCCGGCCACTCGCGGACGTTACTGCTCGTACGCGATACTTTGCCATTGTCTTGATGATGCAAATGTTCTAAGCATTTTGTGCTGGCACATGCAGCGTCATGCGTCGTCAAGCCTGGCTGGAAAGGCCTCTGGACGCTGCCTGCTGCACGCGCTTGCCCGCGCCACCGCGCTCGCCTGAGCCGGCCGCCACTCGCTCGCGCCACCGCTGCACGCTGCAcgcgctcgccaccgccgcccgtgctcgcccgcgccggccaccgctgCACGCGCTCGCCCGCTCCTGCTGCCGCTCGCCCCCACCCCCGTCGGCAGCGCTATGGAGAaacagagaagagaggaagaagaaagagagaggggagagaaaaggagaggagagagtaaaaaattaaaaaaaatatgacatgtgggacctaTCGGACGACACGTCATTAAAATTGGtcaaaaaaatagatcaacacTGCCGAGAGACCTTTTGTGAAcggattttataaatttagggGTACATTTTATAAGTTTACGGGAACATATTTCTATTATTGTGGCCAAGGGACGAAAAGTAAACTTAGCCTTCAAGTTTAGGAACTTATAGTGgactttttttcatatctGGTAAATGCTGAAGACCCTTGATCCCGATCGCCTGTAAAGCTGTGTGTTTCCGGCCCTCCCAGGTCCCGGTCCGGTTAGCAAGGAACGATTCGATTCTACCCCCGATCCACCAAAAGAGACAAGGCCACACAActccctttttcttcctcGCAAAGTCGCAAGCCCACAACTCATGACGAAACAGCAAGCAGACTTGAGGCACGCTTGTCATCGTGCTATTGACTACTTGAACATAGCCATTACAAATGTTAGACAACTGAAGGTTCTTCCTGGGCTGAACCATGGTTCTTCTACAAGGGAGATCGGATCAAATCTCTCATCAGAACTGTAAAATAAAACAGTCAGTAACTCGGTAACTCAGTAAGCCTTCAGAAGGACAAAAGGGTATGCAAAATTGGAAAGTTGCGCATGAAACAATCGGTCAAATAATTTACttgcaccaaaaaaataagttcGATATGAAAAGGCGAGGGGTGCAACCACCAAAAGACTTCAAGCAATTCAACTTCCgcactagatttttttttccattattATCCTATGAACACATACTATCAGAGTGTTCCCGGATCGCCCCTAGCCGCAACCAAAAACACTGCCAGCTGAAGAGTACTGACCCATCCAACATACACTCACAAAACTATAAAGCAAATGAGAGATATAAGTATTTCAACCTCAAATTCTATAGCTAGAGCTGAAAATATACATGATCACCAATGATCATGGTAGAAAACATGAACTCAGAATAGATTTACACAAGCACAGGAACCGTTGTACACTTGTCAGTTTGTTAAGGAAACAGAAGACAGTAATCAATAACCATTTTATCATTGTATGGGaatgaaatacaaataaaataaaagcaaacgttgaaataaatgaaacataaaaaacaatgtACCGTGCGACAATGAtagggaaaaaacaaaaaaaaaattatggttacAAATAAGAGGGtcatagtcttttttttttaattttcctaAAACATTTACCTCTATTTTATGAAAGTAACTAAATGTCTCTTTAGGTCGAGACGTGAGAACCCACATTACAAGCAATCAAAAAGGAGTGAGGAAGATATGAcacaaaaattagataaataaGTAAAAGCCTGAAATGGTACTTGACACTCAAACAGGTAAGGTTCTATCACCGAAAGCACACAGCAATATGATAAAACCATTAAAGTATTTGCATCATAAAACATGGAGGATGAATTGTAGGTGATGGACAAGAAAGCATGAGGTAGTATACCTATTAAAACAATGGCAAAAAAGTGCGCTATGATATAGTGTCATTCACCAgctaaagaaacaaagtagGAGAATGTGGAAAATTACTGAGGAAGACCACAAAAGCGATGGTATAACAGATGGACTTAGTTTTGAGGATTGTGGTACTATAGAAGTATGATATGGCACAAGGTTGTCACATGGGAAAGAGGTAAGATAATTATGGGGCAGATATTCTAGAAATTAATTCTCAGTTAATCAAGGTAAAGTGAACCGACCAACCATAAGATAATTTTGCTAAAATAAAGCTATATTATTTGGTTTACGTTTGAAACTCTGTCTATTTAGTAATGACTGCATGAACAACTGCGCAGCTGAAGTAGCCAAAGCTACTCAGAACAGAAGCTGCCCCTTATTTTAAGTTCAAGCAATTATCAAGGCAGCCAACTTAAGAGTGGACAGGcttgaaagaagaaaagaaaagaatttgAGAACGGACAGAGTACTATATGTATTTGTCATAGTAGGAAAACCAGTGGATGACAGTAACTATTCACATTTCATACCACCCACCATAGAAAAAAGTGTTCTGAGAAAGCCCACAGTAGAAAAAGATGTTCTGGGGAAGCAGAATCTACAAGAAGTTtgaaattacaaatttacaatagATACTTAACCTCAACGTGAATTGAAGAGCAGCTATCATTCTGGCCATCAAGGAGAAAAATCTATACCCACAATACCAGCACTGAATCAACTGGAGAACATGCCACAAATGGCAGATAACAATGGATTGCTACAATCAGTTCGAACTTCAGAGCAGTAAAACACCGAAATGAAACAGAAGAAGATTACTCCGCAATTCGGCAGGGTCAAAGATGCTTACCATAAAGATTTGTCGACTGACAGATCAATCAGGCATCCAAAAGAGCAGCCAAACAGAAAGCACAAACAAGCATCCAACAAGAAAGTATCTTTGTAAGACTATTTATCCAGATTCTCAAGGAAACCATGGAACAAGTAAGGATATATGTTTATGCGCAGTCATCCTCTCTGCATCGCATATTCTATAATCTATGATCTGGTATTGGCTAGTATTACTATCATCCCTTTATTTCCTCTCCCTGTACTAATTACGAAAGGATGCATCTTATATTTCAGCTGCTACTTATTAGTACTGCGAAGGAACAGCAGGTAACTAGTAGTAACCATGTGATCCTTCTCTTATCTACTTCTTGATCCGGCGCACCTTCTTGGCGCCCCAGACCTCCATGCGACCCTTGGGGCACCCGCAGGGTGAGCGGAAGATTAGCACGGTGCGGCCGTTGGGCGGCGCCATCTTGCGGAGCTCGGCCTCGAGCTCTTTGTGCGCGTCGCCGATCTCCACGGGGCGCGCCCCCGCGGCCGCGAGCAGAGCCGATCGCGCCGCTGGAGCCGGGTGGCCGCGCACGCACTCCTCCGTCTCGAGCTGGATGTCGAACTCGACGGCCTTCTTCAGGCCCCTGCAGCGCGGCTTGCCGCACTTGCGAGCGTGGTGTCCCACCATCTCCCACgcgagcaccgccgccgccacggccaccgCGGCCCCCGCGGCCCCcgcgaaggcggcgacggagaggcACGACGCGGCCGGGTGGAGCAGCGCGCCCATCTCGAGGAGCACCATCTTCGCGTACGGCACCACGAGGAACCCGAGCGCGGCGACCACGGCGAGGAGCACGACCGCGTCGACCGCCGCCATCGGCGAGTGGTCGCAGAAGGCCGTGAGCGACCcgcacgacgccggcgaggaggaggaggaggcccgCCTGGATCGGGAGgagcacgccgccgcggcgttgTCCGCCGCCCTGCGGTGGTGCTCGAACGCCCGGAGGAACTCGATCAGGCTGCGGCACTCCGCCATGGCGGCGCCCCGTCGCTCACACgcgcgcggcacggcgcgcctgggggggagagagagagccctGGACTCACCGCGGGTGCGCGCGTGCGctcctgctgccgctgctgctgctggtggtggtggtggcccggtggggtgggggtgggggatctgcggggagaggagaggagagacgagGGGAAATTTGCCGATCCGATCGGTGGGGTTGGGGACTGGGCACCATCGGCTCGGTTGTTTTCTCCccgcctccctcgcccgcGTCGCGTTGCGTACTCGCGCGTGGCGCGCTAggtgggcggcggccgcgcgcgggggAAAAAGCGACGTACCCAACCCAGCCGAGCGGACGAGTGGTGGACGGGAGCCGAACGAGCGGGCCGGACAAACGCCGGCACTGAAACAAAGGCCAGCAAGGCCCCGttcagttcccaaaaatttttcagACATATCAcgatcatatatttaaaatattaaatatagtttaattataaaataaattttagattttaaaattacgagacgaattttttgagtctaattaagccAACATTggtacatattggttactgtaacacttatggctaattatatactaattatgtttaaaaGATACGTCTCGCGATATTCTCcgtaattatataattagttttaatgtttatgttatttaataataagtatttaagaaaaaaaattaaaaggcaTAAAACGGACTTGCACCACCACAAACACCACGTACAGGTACAGCCGCCAACGAGGTGGTGGTGCCGCCATCGCGATGAGCTCACGCGCGCAGCAGCGCTACAGATGTCAACGGTGCGCACGTTACCGGGATTGGACGTGCCACGACCGCCGGTGCCTTCTGGTTGCTTCAAAAACCCGATCATTCTATTTAAGTTTACCAGTTAaattcttccaaaaaaaaatttaccagttaaattttaaatttctaactttaattttagagtttttttgtTAAAGTTTAGTTTTTAGACTTGACAATTTTAGATTACTGAGAATacaaagtttttatttataaactatttttgttAATCACGTTGTGAGTGTTACGTGGGTCAAACTTCTCTCCGTGCACGGTGCACATAGACTGAAATCGTTGGAGCGCACGTCTCTGCCATCGCCGCGAGTTTCGCCCATTGTTAAGCTTGGCGTTGTTCCGATTATTAGATATGGTGAAACCtgtgtttttttgttgaaaaagaACTTGTTTCTTGTCGCTGTGGTGCATCCAGATCAAGGAATCACTTATGTGACAAGCAAAACATACCCGTCGAGCAAGATTGCGATGTGTTGCTAACTAGACCGTAAACAATGGCATTGTCTTGGTGACATCCCTCAACCATTGGGCTCCTTGATCGGACATGAGGAAATGAAAGTTACCAAACCCAACAAAGCTTCTCTATACGGAAGGTttcttaacatttttttcgTACCGTTTGGTCAGATAATAACGTCATGGTGTCGTATGCGGAAGCAGAAAATTTACTAATGGCACTTTTGACGTGAAATCAAAGGACTAATGATAGTGGCACATGCCGTCAATCCCATGGCCACATTTCGTCCTAAACCAGGAgttgttcttttttcctcGACTTCACATGGGAATGGTGGCGTCTTTGATTCAGTGATCAACGCAATTCATTAGTGCCTGCTCATCCTTGACCGTACTTGCGCGCTAACGACAAACTCAGTTGCTGAAATCTGTATTCCTTCGCACGGTTACCTGGGAAAAAGAACCATCTTATGCTAGTCTGCATCGGATTGAGATCATCTGCAGTCGATACGTTGGTGTCTTTCTCATTTGCATATGGATCCAACAAATTTTGGATCTACATCTCATATGTCAGTAAGTCACCATGCATTTAATTATAGAGGATCATCGTCAGGAACAAATTCAGATAGGCAGAATACAGGGGGCCTTTCGAGCAGCATGTGGCGGTGCAACTCTGTTAATAGTCTGCGTTTTGTCCTGTGCATCTGT
This is a stretch of genomic DNA from Oryza brachyantha chromosome 1, ObraRS2, whole genome shotgun sequence. It encodes these proteins:
- the LOC102721331 gene encoding uncharacterized protein At5g19025-like; this translates as MAECRSLIEFLRAFEHHRRAADNAAAACSSRSRRASSSSSPASCGSLTAFCDHSPMAAVDAVVLLAVVAALGFLVVPYAKMVLLEMGALLHPAASCLSVAAFAGAAGAAVAVAAAVLAWEMVGHHARKCGKPRCRGLKKAVEFDIQLETEECVRGHPAPAARSALLAAAGARPVEIGDAHKELEAELRKMAPPNGRTVLIFRSPCGCPKGRMEVWGAKKVRRIKK
- the LOC121053327 gene encoding protein indeterminate-domain 12-like — encoded protein: MHADPDAEVIALSPKTLLATNRFVCKVCNKGFQLEQNLQLHRRGHNLPWKLKQKNPAQAQRRHVYMCPEPTCVHHDPSRALGDLNGIKKHFCRKHGEKKWKCDKCDSIDLSLPTLAS